The following are from one region of the Jatrophihabitans telluris genome:
- a CDS encoding M16 family metallopeptidase, with amino-acid sequence MTSRASTRTLPASGGGVIKRTVLPGGLRIITEAMPGVRSASVGIWVAVGSRDEAPSVAGTSHFLEHLLFKGTRTRSALDIASAMDAVGGEFNAFTEKEHTCFYATVLDQELPLAVEMISDVVLNAVIAATDVDVERTVVLEEIAMRDDDPSDLVHDEFAEALFGDSPLGRPILGTEHSIQTLSRTQIHGYYARRYRPGEMVVSIAGNIDHADVVRMVRTAFAGRLDGQADPPAIRADRSHAHAPSAPVHVVKDDTEQANIILGGAGLSRFDERRFVLGVLSSGIGGGMSSRLFQQIREQRGLAYSTYSFSSGYAGDGLFALYAGCQPGKADEVVSIMTSVLADVALNGLSEDEVARAKGQLRGGMVLGLEDSGSRMTRIGKAELSFGDVLGMDELLAGVAAVTSAQVNTLAEELLSRPRCLTVVGPFGADHFASAV; translated from the coding sequence GTGACTTCTCGCGCCTCGACCCGCACGCTGCCCGCTTCCGGTGGCGGGGTCATCAAACGCACTGTGCTCCCCGGTGGCCTGCGGATCATCACCGAAGCCATGCCCGGCGTGCGGTCGGCGAGCGTGGGTATCTGGGTGGCGGTCGGCTCGCGCGACGAAGCTCCGTCGGTCGCTGGAACCAGCCACTTTCTCGAGCATCTGCTCTTCAAGGGCACCCGGACCCGTAGCGCGCTCGACATCGCCTCGGCCATGGACGCGGTAGGAGGGGAGTTCAACGCCTTCACCGAGAAGGAGCACACCTGCTTCTACGCAACGGTGCTCGATCAGGAACTGCCCCTGGCCGTCGAGATGATCTCCGACGTCGTCCTGAATGCGGTTATCGCCGCGACGGACGTGGACGTGGAGCGCACGGTCGTGCTGGAGGAGATCGCCATGCGCGACGATGATCCCTCCGACCTCGTCCACGACGAGTTCGCCGAGGCCCTCTTCGGCGACTCGCCGCTGGGCCGACCGATCCTGGGTACCGAGCACTCGATTCAGACCCTCAGCCGGACCCAGATCCACGGCTACTACGCTCGCCGGTACCGGCCGGGCGAGATGGTCGTCTCGATCGCGGGAAACATCGATCACGCCGACGTGGTGCGAATGGTTCGCACCGCGTTCGCCGGACGCCTCGACGGCCAGGCCGACCCGCCGGCGATCCGCGCGGACCGTTCGCACGCTCATGCGCCCTCGGCGCCGGTGCATGTGGTCAAGGACGACACCGAGCAGGCGAACATCATTCTCGGCGGCGCCGGCCTGTCGCGTTTCGACGAGCGCCGCTTCGTGCTCGGGGTGCTGTCCTCGGGCATCGGCGGCGGAATGTCGTCCCGGCTGTTCCAGCAGATTCGCGAACAGCGCGGCTTGGCCTACTCCACCTACAGTTTCTCCTCCGGCTACGCCGGCGACGGATTGTTCGCCCTCTACGCCGGATGCCAGCCCGGCAAAGCCGACGAGGTCGTATCGATCATGACCAGTGTCCTGGCCGACGTCGCCCTCAACGGGCTCAGCGAGGACGAGGTCGCTCGGGCGAAGGGTCAGTTGCGCGGCGGCATGGTCCTGGGGCTCGAGGACTCCGGGTCGAGGATGACTCGCATCGGCAAGGCAGAACTCAGCTTCGGTGACGTGCTGGGGATGGACGAGTTGTTGGCCGGTGTCGCGGCTGTGACCAGCGCGCAGGTCAACACGTTGGCCGAGGAACTGTTGTCCCGGCCCCGGTGCCTCACCGTGGTCGGGCCGTTCGGCGCCGATCACTTCGCCTCGGCGGTGTGA
- a CDS encoding RrF2 family transcriptional regulator — translation MEISAKSDYAVRALLELADRAPGLVKIDVIVGDQQLPRKFVEAILGDLRRAGIVRSMRGADGGYALARPASEISIGSVIRAVDGPLAEVRGLRPDEMNYIGLAEHLPGLWVAVRASLRKVLDETSLQQLLTGKMPAHVKKMIADPSAWARRTP, via the coding sequence GTGGAGATCTCAGCGAAGAGCGACTACGCCGTGCGTGCACTTCTCGAACTGGCCGACAGGGCTCCGGGCCTGGTCAAGATCGACGTGATCGTCGGCGACCAGCAGCTTCCCCGCAAGTTCGTGGAGGCGATTCTCGGCGATCTTCGCCGGGCCGGAATCGTGCGCTCCATGCGCGGCGCGGACGGTGGCTACGCGTTGGCGCGGCCGGCGTCGGAGATTTCCATCGGGTCCGTCATCCGCGCCGTGGACGGTCCGCTGGCCGAGGTTCGAGGTTTGCGTCCGGACGAGATGAACTACATCGGCCTTGCCGAACACCTGCCCGGACTCTGGGTGGCGGTGCGGGCGAGCCTGCGCAAGGTCCTGGACGAGACATCGTTGCAGCAGTTGCTCACCGGCAAGATGCCCGCCCACGTGAAGAAGATGATCGCCGATCCCTCCGCGTGGGCCCGGCGTACGCCCTGA